GACATTGCATGAGCTCCCGATTAGCCGAGCGTTTCGGTGGTGGCGCGAAAGCGCAGATCGGCGCGCGCGAAGCGGCCGCTCTGCTCGCGCCGCGTCGCGCTGGAGAGATGACGCAGATCGACGAGATGATGACCGTCGAGACTGAGCGGCGCCTCGTCGAGCAGCGCGACGATGCGCTCGGCGAGGTCGAGCGCCTGGCGCGCGCCGCGTTGCACGGAGATCACCGACAGAACGAAGAATTGCTCGGCGCCAGGCGACAGCGCGCTCGACCAGTCGCGCGTCTGCGTCTCCGCGAAGACCACATAGGGAGGCTCCGCCGCGCGCGGCGCCTCGTCGTAGAACTTTGCGCCGCCGAGCGCCCCGGTCAGCGCGGTATCGCTCGCGAGACGCGAGATGATCGCCTTGCGCAAGGCGACAGCCGGCGAC
The sequence above is a segment of the Methylosinus trichosporium OB3b genome. Coding sequences within it:
- a CDS encoding DUF3168 domain-containing protein; translation: MSVSPAVALRKAIISRLASDTALTGALGGAKFYDEAPRAAEPPYVVFAETQTRDWSSALSPGAEQFFVLSVISVQRGARQALDLAERIVALLDEAPLSLDGHHLVDLRHLSSATRREQSGRFARADLRFRATTETLG